The following nucleotide sequence is from Streptomyces xiamenensis.
CTTCCCGCCCGAGTTCCTCAACCGGATCGACGAGACGATCATCTTCCACCGGCTGTCGGACGCCGACCTGGAGCGGGTGGTGGACCTGCTGCTGGAGCGCAGCCGGCGCCGGGTGCGGGCCCAGGGCATGCGCCTGGAGGTCACCCCGGCCGCCAAGCGGCTGCTGGCGGAGCGCGGGCACCAGCCGGAGTACGGGGCCAGGCCGCTGCGCCGCACCATCCAGACGGAGCTGGACAACCGGATCGCCACGCTGCTGCTGAGCGACCGGGTCGAGCGCGGCGACACCATCACGGCGGACGCGCAGGGGGACCACCTGGTGGTGACGGTGACCCCGGTGGCGGACGAGGAGGCCGAGGAGCGGGCCGAGGGCGAGGGCATGCCGCCGCCCATGAGCTGAACCCGGGAGCGGGTCCGGTGGTCCGCCAACGCGCGGGGCGCCGGCCCGGGGCGGGGTGCGCCATACGGGGACGACATCTGTTCGGCCAGCCCGGGACTCTGCTCAACGCACCATGATGAACCTAGCTTGATCCTCATGACGGATTACAGACTCAGCCGCCGTCGCATCCTGACCATCGGCGGCCTGGGAGCCGCCGGGTTTGTGCTGGCCGGCCACTGCCCCGCGAGCGCCGCCACCGGCGCCGCCACCCCCGTCCACCCCACCGCGAGCGCCACCGGCGACACCACCGCCGGCTCCTGGTACGAGCTGACCACCCACCGCTCGGACGGCCCGTACACGCTGACCGCCGCCCAGAACCGGCAGGACATCACGGACGGCAAGCAAGGCGTGCCGCTGGCCCTCGACCTGACGGTGCGGGACAGCGGCGGCAGCGGGGCCGCCCTGCCCGGCACGGCCGTCGAGGTCTGGCACTGCGACGCCTGGGGGTACTACTCGGGTTACACCGACGCCAACCCGGGCGGCGAGGTTCGCGCCGAACGCGAGGACCGCAGCGGCGCCGACCCGGACTCCTTCCTGCGCGGCTACCAGGTCACCGACCGGGAGGGCCGGGTCGCCTTCCGCACCATCGTGCCGGGCTGGTACGCCCCGCGCGCCCCGCACATCCACGTCCGGGTGCACTTGGGCGCCGAGCCGGAGAGCGGCGGCTTCGCGGCGGAGGCCACGCACTTCACCGGGCAGCTGTTCCTGCCGGACGAGCTGGTCGCCGAGGTGTACGAACTGGAGCCGTACGCCCAGCACATCGGTGACGGTCCGGCGACGCTGGCCCGCGACATCGTGTACGCCGGCGGCGGGGAGCGGGACGGCCTGCTGTCCCCGGAGCGGGTCGGCACCCGCGGTCTGACCGAGGGCTGTTCCGCGGCGTTCACCCTGGCCGTCCCGGCGGAACGCGCCAGGGCCGCCGCCCGCGCGGCGTCCGCCGCCCGCGCCGCCTGACCGGTGAGCGCGCGGCCCGCCGGGGGGCGGGCCGCGCGCTCACCGGGGCCCACAGGCGGGCCGGGCGGGCGCCGTCAGCCCGCGTACGGGGCCTGGACGTCGAGGACCCACGTGACGCCGAAGCGGTCGGTGAGGATGCCGAAGCCGGGGCTCCAGGGCGAGGCGGCGAGGGGCTCGACGATGTCGGCCCCGTCGGACAGCGCCTTCCAGTAGCCGGTGACCTCGTCGAGGGTCTCGCCCCGCACGGACTGGAAGAAGGTGCGGTCGGTGAGGGTCATGCCGTTCTCCCGGCGGGTGGACCCGGCGACCGCGGCGGGGTCGGCGTCGTCCGTGCCGGGGATGTCGTAGGCCATGACACGGAACCCGTCCTCGTTCTCGACCTGGCCGAACACCACCTTGCCGGCACCGGGCGCGTCCTTCGGCGCGCCGAGGTCACCGTACGTCACGAGGGTGAGCCGTCCGCCGAACACGCTCTGGTAGAACTCCAGGGCCTGCCCGGCGGTGCCGCGGAAGTTGAGGTGGGTGGTGGTCCTGATGGTCATGGGGGTGTCCTTCTCCTGAGGGTTCCTCGGCGGCCTGTTCGCCGCGGGATCCACCCTCGCGGCAGTAGAGGACAGCGGCGGTCCTCCACTTCGGGCACGATCGGGTGCATGGTCGGAAGTTCCTCCCGGATGCTGTCGTTGCTGTCGCTGTTGCAGACCCGGCGCGACTGGCCCGGCCAGACGCTGGCCGAGCGGCTGGCGGTGAGCCCGCGTACCGTGCGGCGCGACATCGGGCGGCTGCGCGAGCTCGGGTACCGGATCAGCGCAACGAAGGGCCCGGACGGGGGTTACCGCCTCGCCGCGGGATCGGAGCTGCCACCGTTGCTGTTCGACGACGACCAGGCCGTGGCGATCGCGGTCGCCCTGCGGAACGCCTCCGCGAGCGGGGTCGACATCGAGGAGGCCGCGGCGCGGGCGCTGGAGACCGTACGGCAGGTGATGCCCTCGCGTCTGCGCCACCGGATCGACGATGTCCGGTTCACCGGCTCCGAACCCGCCGCACGCGTGGACCCCGGGGTGCTCCGGACGGTGAGCGCCGCCGTGCGGCGGCGGCACGTCCTGCGCTTCGGCTACGGGGAGGCCGACGGTCCCGCGCGACGCGCCGAGCCGCACGCCGTGGTCGCCCGTGGCGGCCGGTGGTACCTCATCGCCTGGGACCTGGACCGCGACGACTGGCGCGTCTTCCGCCTGGACCGGGTGACCCCGCGTCTGCCGCAGGGCGGCCCCTTCACCCCCCGCCCGCTTCCGGCCCCGGACGCGCGGACCTTCCTGGCCGCGCGGTCCAAGGGGTCGGCCGCCGAGGACCGGTGGCCGTGCACCGGGGAGATCGTCATCTCCCTGCCGGCGAGCGAGGTCGCGCCGTGGATCGAGGACGGCGAGGTGGAGGAGCTGACCGAGCGGACGTGCCGCCTCACGGTGGGCTCGTGGTCATGGACCGCTCTGCTCGCGCTCGTGACCCGGTTCGACGCCCCCTTCACCGTCGTCGGGCCGAGCCCCCTGGCCGCCGCCGCCCGTACCCTGGCCGACCGGCTGCGGGCGGCGGCCACCGGCCCGCCGCCGGACGCGGACCCTCAGTCGTGATCCGCTCCGCAACAGGGGTGCGGATCCGGGGTCTCGAACGGCACATAGGTGCCGCCCAGGGCCGGCATCAGCCGCAGCAGCAGCCGCCCGCCCACCCATTCGGGGCGGACGTGGGAACGGGTGAGGAGCACCGTGTCCGGGTCGGCCGGGGTGCCGCCCAGCACCTCGGCGGCGTCGATCGCCGTGGTGGCGAGGAGTTCGGCGACGGTCAGCCGTTCGGGCAGACCCGCGGAGCCGGGAAAGCACACCGCCCGGCCGCCCGTACGGCCCGTGTGCTCGGCCGTGGCGAGCGCGGCGCCCGCGCCCGCCTCCGTACCGCACCGCACCCCCGCCGCGCCGGCCCGCGCGCCGAGCCGGTCCAGGACCCTCCCGGCGTCGGCGGCGGGCACCGCGAGCGACAGGGCCAGGCCCGGCCGCTCGCCCGGCGGGCGCACCCGGTGGGTGCAGGCGTACGCACCGGCCGGCAGCGGGAGCAAGCCGGCCAGCCGGTGCAGCACATGGTCGGCGGCGCGCAGGGTGGTGGTCTCCCGCCCGGCGTCGACGCCGATGACGTGGAACGTGCTCACGAAGGCAGCACCCAGATGGGGTTGGAGTAGAACCACAGGTCGCGCCACGGGTCGGCGTCGCCGACGACGTCCAGCGCCGGACCGTTCGGGTCGGTGGCGGCGCCGTGCAGGCCCACCTGCGAGCGGTTGCCGTCGGTGCCGCGCACCCGGACGTACACCGGGCGGTCGACCTTGCCCAGCTTGTGGGTGAGGGTGACGGAGCCGGTCGACTTGTTGACCTCGAAGGACTGGGCGACCTTGGTGCCGGGGGCACGGAAGCCGTCGCGGTCCTGCGCCGCGCCGGTGACCTCGCCCCGGATGACGTCGACCCGGGCCAGTTCGGGCACGAAGCCGGCCCAGTTGGCGCCGTTGGCCAGCGCGATCTCCAGCCGCAACTCCACGCTCGTACCGCGCTTGACCTGGAGGGTGCCGCCGAGGGTGGCGGAGCGGTTGCCGCCGCGCAGCTGGGCGTCGAGGCCGGAGATCAGCCCGCCGTGGTCCACCCAGACCCGGCCGTCGCGGATGCCTTCCATGACGGCGGCGTAGGAGAAGCCGGTGGCGCCGACGTGGGTGCGGCTGTACTGGCCGGGCCAGTAGTCGCCGGCGTCCAGGTTCAGGCCGCCGGAGTACACCGGGTCGCCGTGGAAGCCGTTCGCGTCGAAGTCCGTGTCGGAGGGGCGGGCGGCGGTGTCGGCGTAGTTGCTGTGCGAGTCGGAGTTGGCGCTGATCCACCAGGGCTTGCCCTCGGCGAGCAGGCTGTCCCACAGGCCGCCGACGGTGGCGGTCATCCAGTCGAAGCCGCCCCAGGTGCGGTAGCTCTCGGCCGGGTAGGCGGGGAAGGAGCCGGCGCCGGGGCTGGAGTCGTAGTAGCCGCGGCCCGAGCCGGGGCCGCCCGGCTTGGCGATGCCGGCGGCCTGGTGGCCGGGGGCGCCCTCCATGCCGACCGCGATGCCGGGCTGCGCGTCGCGCCAGGCGCGGATCTCGTGCGGGGAGTCGATGCCCTTGCGGGAGGGGTGGTTGGCGAGCATGAGCGCGGCCTTGACCTTCTTGCGCTGGACCTGCTCGGCGAGGAAGTTCAGGCCGGAGATGGCCAGGGCCTCGTTCTGCGGGGTGTCGGCGGTGGCGCCCTTGACGGCACCGTCGTAGCCGGTCTCGAACTGCTTGAGGACGTCGACCTCGTTCTTGCCGGGGTGGACGAAGACGGTCGCGTGCTCGGCGGCGGGGATGTTCCACTCCAGGCCCTGGAAGACGAGGGTGTCCTGGTAGCGCTCCCGGGCGGCCTTGATGTCCGGGTTGACCTTCTCCACGCCGATCCGGGAGTGGTTGGTGCTGCCGTGGTCGGTGATGACCATCCAGTCCAGGCCGTGGCGCGCGCCGTTGCGGACCTGGTCGGAGACCCGGTACAGGCCGTCGGAGCTGTACTGGGTGTGGATGTGGTGGTCCCCGGCCAGCCACAGCATCCGGCCGTTGCCATTGCCGTTGCCCCGGCCGTTGTTGCCGGTGGGGCGGGTGCCGGGGGCGGCGGCCGCCGCCTCGAAGGCGGAGGACCCCAGCACGCCCGCGCCGGCGATCCCGGCGCCCAGCAGTCCGGCGCGGCGCAGCATGGAGCGCCGGGAGAGCTGATCGGGGCTCAGCTCGCTGTCCGGGATCTCCGTGTCCATGGCGGCCGGTAGCGCCCGGGGTTCCCCGTCGTGCTCGTGGTCGTGCCTGTGACCGTGTTCGTGGTCATGACCGTGCGGGTGGTGGTGTCCGTGCCCCATGGGATCGCTCCTGTGTCCACGCGTTGTCGCTGCCGCAGGAACTCTGAGAGTGGCAGGTGAACACGAACCCGTATCGACGCCACGTGGAGAAGAACAAAGGAGAAGAATGTCAGGGAATCACCGACGGAATCGGCGAAGAAACCGGGCGAAGAAACCGGCGAGGGGATCGGCGGCGGACGAGGGGCGGCGGGCACGGTCCCGCCCGTTCCGCCGCCCCGACCCGACCCGGTCAGCGACCCTCGGAAGGCACCTGTCGGCCGTGTTCCGGCCCGGCCGGCTCCGCGGACTCACCCGCGCTCACGGCGGTCCCGCCGGCCAGCACCAGCAGCCCGGCGGCCAGCACTCCGGCCCCCACCGCGGCCAGATTGCGGCGTCCGGTGGGCCTGCGGTGCCTGCTGCGGCTCATGGGGTCCTCTCGTGTACCGAACCGTCCTGTACACCTCAACCTAGAAAGCGCTTGTTCACTCCGTCAATCCCCGCCCCGGGCCGGTTCGGTGGACGTCCTGTGGTGGTTCACGGGGGGCTCACAGATCGCGCCGGTGGACCGGCGGCCCGTTGTGCGTGCGGGCGTTGCCGGCCGGTGACCCGCCGCTCATCCGATCCGGGCTGCGGGTGCTGATCGCCGACACGGCCGGGCTCCAGGTGGTGGGCGAGGCCGGGACCGGCGCGGAGGCGGTCGCGCCGGCGGCCGAACTGTGCCCCGATGTGGTGGTGATGGACGTCCGGATGTCCGGCATGGACGGCGTCGCGGCCACCCGGATCATCACGGCGGGCGGCGTGGGCCCGCCGGGTCCGCACCCGCGCCGCATATGCCTATGTCCCGTTCCACGCGCTCCTCCCCCATCTGCGGCTTGCACGGCATATGGGACGGGTAGGGCTCTTGGCCGGAATCGCCGCCCCCACCCGAAGAGGTTCGACCGTGCCCATGGGACCGCTCGCCGACGCGCTGATCCGGGTGCCCCGGCACGCGTTCATTCCGACCGCGGCCTGGGCCAAGCCCGCGGCGGGCGACGGGTACTGGATCGACCGGGAGCGGGATCCCGACCTGTGGTGGACGGCGGTGTGCTCCGACACCGTGGTCTTCACCCAACTGGACGACGGGGCGACCGAGCTGACGGCGCGGAACGCGGCCCGTACCTTCGCGCCCACCTGCTCGGCGTCCAGCCCGCTGCTGATCACCGCCTTTCTGCGGCACCTCGCGCCCGCGCCCGGCGACCGGGTGCTGGAGGTGGGGACCGGCACCGGCTGGACGGCCGCGCTGCTCGCGGACCTCACCGGAGACCCCGGGCGGGTGACGACCGTCGAGATCGACGCCGCGCTGGCGGCCGTCGCCGAGCGCAATCTGCGCGCGGCGGGACCGGTGCCGCGTCTGGTGGTCGGCGACGGCACCGCGGGGGCGCCGGAGCACGGGCCCTTCGACCGGCTGCACATCACCGCCGGGGTGCGGGAGATCCCGTACCCCTGGATCGAGCAGACCCGCCCCGGCGGCGTCATCGTGCTGCCCTACGCGCCTGTGATGCGGCTGCTGCGGCTGGTGGTCGGCGCGGACGGTTCGGCGCTGGGGACCTTCCACGAGGACTGCGCCTTCATGCCGCTGCGCTCCCAGCGCGGGACGGGACCGGGCACCCCGGCCGGCGACCCGGGGCCGCCCCGGACGCGCGCGCTGGACCGCGATCCGGCGCCGCTGCTCGATCCGGCGCCCGGGCTCCAGCTGCTGTTCGACGTCCTCCTCGGCGATCTGCCCTGGGAGGGCCGCGACGGGGAGCTGGTACTGGCCGGCGGCGCCTCCCGCGCCACGGTACGGGCGGGCGAGGTCACCCAGAGCGGGCCGCGCGATCTGTGGGACGAGGCGGAGCACGTGCACGCCGCATGGACCGACCGGGGCTGCCCGGGACCGGACCGGATGGGCCTGCGGCTCACCCGGGAGCGACAGTACGTATGGCTGGATGATCCCGCCTTCCCGGCGACGGACATCCTCACCGCGAGAGGGGATACGCACCATGGCTGACTGTGGATCGTGCGGGGGCCAGGGGTGGGTGTGGGTGCACTACGACGGCAAGCGCCGGAAGGAGAACTGCCCCATCTGCACCGGGAAGTGAGCCGGAGGCGGGTGGGACCGCCGGCGCCCGGGGATGGGCGGGCGGCGGCGGCCCCGGTCGGTGGGGGTGCGGGCCGGCGGCTACGGGGTCACGCGAGCCGGATGACGTTCCACGACAGCGGCTCCAGGGTGGCGCTCAGGGTGCCGTCGGTGAGCGTCGTGCCGGTGGCCGCGTGCGGGGCGACCCGCTCGGTGTTCTCCAGGGTGTTGCGCGCGTCGGGGTCCTCGTCCGAGAGCACCGAGTGCTCAACGACCCGGGTCAGGTCCAGGCCGTGCAGCACCGCCTCCAGCGGCAGCGCCCGGGTCTGGCTGCGGTTGACGGCGAAGATGGTGACCTCGCCGGTCTCGTCGTTCTTGACGGCCGTGGTGTGCAGCAGGTCGACCGTGCCGAACTGCTCCGTCTCGTACGTCGGGGAGTCCGGGCGCACGTCGAGCACCGTGCCGCGCCCGTACTTCGAGGCCGCCGCGAAGGGGAAGTAGGTGGTCTGCTTCCACGCCGGGCCGCCCGGCTCGGCCAGGATCGGGGCGATGACGTTGACCAGCTGCGCCAGACAGGCGACCTTCACCCGGTCCGCGTGCCGCAGCAGTGCGATGAGCAGCGAGCCGAAGACGACGGCGTCCACCACGCTGTAGTGGTTCTCCAGCAGGCGCGGCGCCTCGGCCCAGTCCTCCTGCGGCGGGTCGGTGTGGGCCGGCGCCTCGGGGTTCATGTACCAGACGTTCCACTCGTCGAAGGAGAGATTGATCTTCTTCTTCGACTTCAGCTTGGCGCCCACGTGGTCGCAGGTGGCGACGATCTTCTCGATGAAGGACTCGGTGTCCACGGCCGAGGCCAGGAAGGAGTCGCGGTCCCCGTTCCGCTCCTCGTAGTAGGCGTGCAGCGAGACGTGGTCCACCAGCTCGTAGGCGTGCTCCAGGACGGTGGCCTCCCACTGCGCGAAGGTGTCCATCCCGGAGTTGGAGCTGCCGCAGGCGACGAGTTCGACACTCGGGTCGATCTGCCGCATGGCGCGCGCCGTCTCGGCGGCCAGCCGCCCGTACTCCTCGGCCGTCTTGTGGCCGGTCTGCCAGGGTCCGTCCATCTCGTTGCCCAGGCACCACAGCTTGATGTCGAAGGGGTCCTTGTCGCCGTGCGCGGCGCGCAGGTCGGACAGGGCGGTGCCGGCCGGGTGGTTGGCGTACTCCTGGAGCTCCAGGGCCTCCGCGACCCCGCGCGTGCCCAGGTTGACGGCCATCATCGGGGTGCCGCCGACCTTGCGGACGAAGTCGATGAACTCGCTGAGCCCGAACTGGTTGGACTCGGTGGAGCGCCAGGCCAGGTCCAGACGGCGCGGCCGGTCCTCCTTGGGGCCGACGCTGTCCTCCCACTTGTAGCCGGAGACGAAGTTGCCGCCGGGGTAGCGGATGGCGGTGACGCCCAGTTCCCGGACCAGGTCCAGGACGTCGGTGCGCAGTCCGGCGGCGTCGGCGGCGGGGTGCCCGGGCTCGTAGATGCCGGTGTAGACGCAGCGTCCCAGGTGCTCCACGAAGGAGCCGAAGAGCCGCGGGTCCACCTCGGAGACGGCGAAGGCGGGGTCGAGGGTGAAACGGGCGGTCGTCTGCTGAGCACTCATGCGGGTCCCTGACTGACTGAACGGTGTTGTTCGATGGTGTTCGTTATTTCGTACATCGGTCGCAGCTTCGAACAAAAAGAAAATCTAAGGCGGGATGGAGCCGGCGTCAACGGGGTCCCGCCGACCGCGCCGGCCACTGGCCAGTAGTCGATATACCGAACGGAGATCGCATCTGCGAACGTGCGCCGCAACGCACCGCACCGGAGAACCGCCGCGGCACAGGGTCAACCGCCCGGGAGCACGAAGCCGGAATCCCGCCCACGGCCGCGCACAACGGAGCCCGGGCGCAACGCCGTCGGCGTCCCACCCGGGCTCCGGCACGCGCCGTCGGCGCCGGCCCCGACCGCGCGCCTACAGGCGCACCAGCATCTTCCCGGTGTTCTCGCCGCGCAGCATCCCCAGGAACGCGTCCAGCGTGTGCTCGACGCCGTCCACCACGGTCTCCTCGTACTTCAGCTCACCCGACCGCACCCACGCGCCCGCCTGCTCGACGAAACGCTCGCGCAGACCCTGGTGATCGCCCACCAGCATTCCCTCGATCCGCAGCCGCTTGCCGATGACCTGGCTCAGGTTGCGCGGGGCGGCGGGCGGCTCGGTGGCGTTGTAGAGCGAGATCATTCCGCAGATCACCGCCCGGCCGTGGACGTGGAACGCGTCGATCGCCGCCTCCAGGTGCTCCCCGCCCACATTGTCGAAGTAGACGTCGATGCCGTCCGGGGCCGCCTCCCGCAGCTGCTCGGTGACCGGCGCCGGGTCCTTGTAGTTGAACGCCGCGTCGAACCCCAGGTCCTCGGTCAGCCAGCGCACCTTCTCCGCCGAGCCGGCGCTGCCGACCACCCGGCCCGCGCCCAGCAGCCGGGCCAACTGCCCCACTTCGCTGCCCACCGCGCCCGCCGCGCCGGAGACGAAGACCGTGTCGCCCTCCGTCAGCCGGGCCACCGCCACCAGCCCGGCGTACGCGGTCAGGCCGGTCATCCCCAGCACCCCCAGATAGGTGCTGAGCGGGGCGTCACGCTCCGAGACCCGCCCGGCCCGCGCCGCGTCCACCACCGCGTGCGAACGCCAGCCCAGGCCGTGCAGCACATGGTCGCCGGGCGCGAACCCGGTGACCCCCTCCCCCACCGCCAGCACCTCGCCGACCGCGCCGCCCTCCATCGGCTCCTCCAGCCGGTAGGGCGGCACGTACGAGGGCACGTCGTTCATCCGGCCGCGCATGTAGGGGTCGACGGACAGGTAGACGTTGCGTACCAGCAGCCGGCCCGGGCCCGGCGCCTCCAGCGGGATCTCGCGCAGCGCGAAGTCCGAGGAAGTGGGGACACCATGCGGGCGGGCGACCAGATGCCAGGCGAGAGCGGTGCTCGGCAGGGACACGGAGAACCTCCGGGTGGGGGGGACGGCTCAGGAGCGCCGCGGCACGGTGCGCACCGCGGCTCCCTGGTCAACCTTCCCCCCGGCAGGGACATTCCGCACCAGCGGAAGCGCTCCGGCTCAGCCCGCGAACGCCGGCTGCGGCAGCCCGCTGCCCGCGCCCGGCAGCACCAGGACCGAACCCGCCAGCGGCTCGGCCGCCGGATCGGTGCCGGTGGCGGCGGTGGTGATGTACAGGTCCGTCAGGTCCGCGCCGCCGAACGCGCAGGCGGTGGGCTGCGAGACCGGCACCGGGACCGTACGGTCGAGTTCGCCCGCCGGGGTGTAGCGGAGCACCGCCCCGCCGCCCCAGAACGCCACCCACACACAGCCGTCGGCGTCCACCGTCAGCCCGTCCGGGTCGCCCGGCATCGCACTGGTGTCCACCAGCGGGGCCCGGCGCACCTCGCCGTCGTCGGAGAAGGTGAGGATGTCGATCCGCTTGGTGGGGCTGTCGACGTAGTACGCCCGGCCACCGTCCGGGCTCCAGCCCAGACCGTTGCTCACGGTGACCTCGGGGAGGAGGGTGTGCACGGTGCCGTCCGCGTCCACCCGGATGAGCGTGCCGCCGCCGGTGGCCTGGTCGTAGCGCATGCTGCCGGCCCACAGCGAGCCGTCGGGCGCGACCGCCGCGTCGTTGGCGCGGCGGCCCGGCACGACCTCGCGGTGCAGCCAGCGGAAGCCGGTGCCGTCCGGCTCGTACAGGCCGATGCCGTCCCGCAGATTGACCACCAGACCGCCGCCGGCCCGGGGTTTGGCGGCGCCGACGTGCTGCTCGACCGGCAGGACGGTGTTCGTGCCGCCCGCCGGGTCGTGGGAGTGGACGCGGGAGCCCAGGATGTCCACCCAGATCAGCCGCCCGGCCGCCGGGTCCCAGGTCGGGCCCTCGCCCAGCTCCGCCCGCGCCCGTATCGCGATGTCGAGTCCCTGCCCAAGGTGCTGTGCCACGCGAACCCTCTCCCTGAAGTGTGCGGTCAGTCCCGGTTGCCGGTGTGATGCCCGAGCCGCTCGGACAGATCGGCCGCGCCGCGCGCGGCCAGCTCCGCCAGTTCCCGCTGCCGTTCCTCGCTCCAGCGGATCATCGGCACCGAGACGGACAGCGCCGCCACCACCCGGCCGGCCCGGTCCCGTACGGGGGCGGCCACACAGCTCACATCGGGGTTGGACTCGCGCTGCTCGTAGGCGATGCCCCGCTCCCGCACCCGCGCCAGCTCGGCGCGCAGCTCCTCGGGGGAGGTGAGGGAGTTGGGGGTCATGGCGGTGAGCCGGGCGGGGAGCCGGGCGGCCAGGTCCTCGGGCGGCAGGGTGGAGAGCAGCATCTTGCCGACGGCCGTGCAGTGCGCGGGCAGTCGGCGGCCGGTGGCGGAGACCATCCGTACGGCGTGGGTGCTGTCGACCTTGGCGATGTAGATGACGTCGGCGTCCTCCAGGACGGCGACGTGCACGGTCTCCCCGCAGGTCTCGGCGATGGCGCGGGCGACCTGCTGGCCCTCGGCGGCGAGATCGAGCTGCTCGGCGTAGCGGCTGCCGAGCTGGTACGTGCGCACCCCGAGGCGGTAGCGGCCCGGCTGCTCGGGGACCGGGACGAGATAGGAGCGTGCTGCCAGCGTGGTGACCAGCTCGTGGACGGTGGTGCGCGGGAGCTGGAGCCTGCGGGTGATCTCGGGCGCGGAGAGCGTGCCGTCCCCGTCGAGGAACAGCTCCAATATGTCCAACGCACGGCTGACCGCCGGTACGCGACGCCCCATGACCGCGGCCTCCGCTCGCTCACTGTTCGGCATGCCGGTCAGATGCCGGAATGTCGAACAGCACGCTACCGAGCCGGGCCCTTCCCCGGCAAGAGGCGGCGGCCGGGTGGCGACGGGGGCCGGGCTCCCTCCGCTCAGGCGACCTCTTCCTCCGCGGCTGCGGAGCGGCGCACCTCGCGCAGCTTCTCCGCGACCGGGTCGGGCAGCTTGTCGCCGGCCCGGTCCACAACGGCGCCCGCCGCCATCGCCGCCGCCTGACGCCCGGTCTGGTTGGCGGTGTCCATGCCGTTGCGCACGGCGGGCCGGTCGAGGAACCGGCGGGCGGCGTCCGCCAGCTGGTCATACCGCTCGCGCCCGGCCCGGGCACCGAGCACGTAGCCGACCGCCGCACCTGCGACGAAGATGAGCTTGCGCATGGGGATGCGTCCTTTCTCGTACGGACTGTCCGTCGTACTTATGGGCGCCCCGGTCACCGATTTCGAAGCACCGCCTCACATGCGCTAATGTATTGCCCGCAGCGAGGGAACGCTTCCGCAGAACAACGGGAGGCAGACCCGAGCGGCGCAGTCCCCTGTAGCTCAATTGGCAGAGCAGCCGGCTGTTAACCGGCAGGTTACTGGTTCGAGTCCAGTCGGGGGAGCATCACTCGAAGGGCCCCGTTCAGGGGCCCTTCGGCGTTCTCCATGCATCACCGCCCGCTGACCGGGAACCGATCAACCCATGACCGCCGTCGTAGCCTCCGTAC
It contains:
- a CDS encoding SMP-30/gluconolactonase/LRE family protein translates to MAQHLGQGLDIAIRARAELGEGPTWDPAAGRLIWVDILGSRVHSHDPAGGTNTVLPVEQHVGAAKPRAGGGLVVNLRDGIGLYEPDGTGFRWLHREVVPGRRANDAAVAPDGSLWAGSMRYDQATGGGTLIRVDADGTVHTLLPEVTVSNGLGWSPDGGRAYYVDSPTKRIDILTFSDDGEVRRAPLVDTSAMPGDPDGLTVDADGCVWVAFWGGGAVLRYTPAGELDRTVPVPVSQPTACAFGGADLTDLYITTAATGTDPAAEPLAGSVLVLPGAGSGLPQPAFAG
- a CDS encoding IclR family transcriptional regulator, whose protein sequence is MGRRVPAVSRALDILELFLDGDGTLSAPEITRRLQLPRTTVHELVTTLAARSYLVPVPEQPGRYRLGVRTYQLGSRYAEQLDLAAEGQQVARAIAETCGETVHVAVLEDADVIYIAKVDSTHAVRMVSATGRRLPAHCTAVGKMLLSTLPPEDLAARLPARLTAMTPNSLTSPEELRAELARVRERGIAYEQRESNPDVSCVAAPVRDRAGRVVAALSVSVPMIRWSEERQRELAELAARGAADLSERLGHHTGNRD